The DNA sequence TTTGCCAGCTTGACATCAACTTTTGGTTACTTAGAACAGCAACGCCAACAGTATTCGGTGATACAGGTGTGACGTAGGCTTCCATATCCTTTGACCAGTGGACCTCTACCAAATTGGTCCATGGTGTAATTTTATAATGCTGCCTCAAGCCCCAACGCTTTAGTTTGGAGGGGGAGCCATTTAGTCCAGCCCATCTTCTGATAGAGGAGTGTAATCCGTCTGCAGCGATCAGTAAGTTTGGGCTCAGGGTTTGGCAATTAAAATGAACGATAGGTTGCTCTGCTGAGCCTTCCACTGTAGCAACAGTGTTTTGAATAATTTTGATTCCTGGCTCTTGTTCAACGGCCTGACTTAGTAGTTTTGAAAGTTCAGAGCGTTCAATTCCCCAACCATCGCCTTTACTAAAATAGCCTGATGTGCACGCACCGTTCGGAGCAATATATCGAATACCCAAAAACTTTTGGTATTGTATTTTGTTAATCAGCTCCTGAGGAATCAGACGCTTCAGGGAACCAACTCCGCCTGGCATCAACCCTTCTCCACAGGCTTTGATCACAGGAAAAGTGCGCTTCTCAACAACAGTTGTGTCAAAGCCCCTTCTCGCACATATCAATGCTGTCGACAGTCCTGCTGGGCCCCCACCAATGACA is a window from the SAR324 cluster bacterium genome containing:
- a CDS encoding NAD(P)/FAD-dependent oxidoreductase, translating into MSEIVVIGGGPAGLSTALICARRGFDTTVVEKRTFPVIKACGEGLMPGGVGSLKRLIPQELINKIQYQKFLGIRYIAPNGACTSGYFSKGDGWGIERSELSKLLSQAVEQEPGIKIIQNTVATVEGSAEQPIVHFNCQTLSPNLLIAADGLHSSIRRWAGLNGSPSKLKRWGLRQHYKITPWTNLVEVHWSKDMEAYVTPVSPNTVGVAVLSNQKLMSSWQKPISLKETLQVFSNLGPKLLLSEAIDQLIGIGPLHQTVKRTGTGKVVLVGDAAGYLDAITGEGISNAMEQALLMYRILEKQKEKPRLDELVIDYSNQLPALMRSYYWLTRLTLLLHRRPLLVNQVVRIFQKTPWLFNYLLDLNSAQSLSEATSHSFQIHGRSHGHELLKVIIRRSIGEIRKRS